A section of the Methanosarcina mazei S-6 genome encodes:
- a CDS encoding ABC transporter permease: protein MNYELFIAFRQIRARKFQTLLSVGAIAIAVMVLTVSQALMVGFTGELYKTTVDKLPHVSVSPQEGEDYIYLYGTLMERIGTIEGVTAVSPFLTGQASFRFKDNSLNAELRGVVPSQENEISSIEEDIVEGSFRELEFSRNTVVIGSKLAEKLEVNLGDSIAVSFPNANPLSLRVVGIFHTRSPLDESLTYTSLDTARRFYDVPNVVNGVWVRLSDFNRDREVAEEIEELGYNARGWTETNPAILRTIAIERTSNNVVYGLIIVIASFGVVSTLNLSVIGATGQIGMLRAMGAPVSSIQRIFILQSGILGLLGALVGTFAGVLISLAIGQYEIPSTQADVYAGMSFIPIVVRAQDILIIILAVFLLNLITGIYPARQAAKLDPVKAISTR from the coding sequence ATGAATTATGAACTCTTTATCGCCTTCAGGCAGATTCGGGCAAGAAAATTCCAGACTCTTCTTTCGGTAGGAGCTATAGCCATTGCTGTAATGGTACTTACGGTTTCCCAGGCACTAATGGTGGGTTTTACAGGAGAACTTTATAAAACTACCGTTGACAAACTCCCGCATGTCTCGGTCTCACCTCAGGAAGGCGAGGATTATATCTATCTTTACGGGACTCTCATGGAAAGGATCGGTACGATTGAGGGAGTCACCGCAGTTTCCCCTTTCCTTACAGGGCAGGCTTCTTTCAGGTTCAAGGACAATTCCCTGAACGCCGAGTTAAGGGGCGTGGTTCCTTCACAGGAAAATGAAATAAGCTCTATTGAAGAAGATATTGTTGAAGGCAGTTTCAGGGAACTGGAATTTTCAAGAAATACTGTTGTTATAGGCTCAAAACTGGCGGAAAAACTCGAAGTTAACCTTGGGGATTCCATAGCTGTGTCTTTTCCGAACGCAAATCCCCTCTCTCTCAGGGTTGTAGGGATTTTTCATACGAGATCTCCTCTGGATGAGTCTTTGACCTATACATCCCTTGATACTGCCCGGCGGTTCTATGATGTCCCCAATGTGGTTAACGGCGTCTGGGTACGGCTTTCTGATTTTAACAGGGACCGTGAAGTTGCAGAGGAGATCGAAGAACTCGGTTATAATGCGAGGGGATGGACAGAGACAAACCCTGCAATCCTACGCACGATTGCTATTGAAAGAACATCGAATAACGTTGTATACGGGCTTATTATTGTCATAGCTTCTTTTGGTGTGGTAAGCACCCTGAACCTTTCAGTAATAGGCGCGACAGGCCAGATAGGTATGCTCCGCGCTATGGGCGCCCCGGTTTCAAGTATTCAGAGAATTTTCATACTCCAGAGCGGGATTCTTGGCCTTCTGGGAGCTCTTGTAGGTACTTTTGCTGGGGTTCTCATATCCCTGGCAATAGGACAGTATGAGATTCCCTCAACGCAGGCAGATGTTTACGCTGGCATGTCCTTTATCCCTATTGTCGTGCGGGCTCAGGACATCCTTATTATAATTCTCGCAGTTTTCCTTCTGAACCTTATTACAGGAAT